From the Solanum lycopersicum chromosome 10, SLM_r2.1 genome, one window contains:
- the LOC101255147 gene encoding protein RDM1 isoform X2: protein MNGAVSFGDQVEISSGDSSSSNTDDTITESKWMKNTITIDQPVSKFDSEYSIFRRARMYQEYMKVVAMPTQRGFVIPFTSWVGLAASMKELYGQPLHYLTNVHMKKLDSMRFGSDDEDVPLDTIIDPRKAEATIWLIEEVHRSTSSHHYIARLWLADPMYHIHVDAIFPKLQNSLK from the exons ATGAACGGAGCAGTGTCATTTGGTGACCAGGTGGAGATATCATCGGGTGACTCATCTTCCTCTAATACAGATGACACGATAACGGAGAGCAAATGGATGAAAAATACCATCACCATCGATCAACCTGTTAGCAAATTTGATTCTGAAT ATTCAATCTTTAGAAGAGCAAGAATGTACCAAGAGTACATGAAGGTGGTCGCTATGCCCACACAGCGTGGCTTTGTTATCCCTTTCACCTCATGGGTTGGATTGGCTGCATCCATGAAGGAGTTATATGGGCAACCCCTACATTACTTGACCAATGTCCACATGAAGAAGTTGGATTCAATGAGGTTTGGTAGTGATGATGAAGATGTTCCATTAGATACCATCATCGATCCTAGAAAAGCTGAAGCAACCATCTGGCTTATTGAAGAAGTTCACAGGTCTACATCATCTCATCATTACATAGCTAGACTTTGGCTTGCTGATCCAATGTATCATATCCATGTTGATGCAATTTTCCCTAAGCTGcagaattcattaaaatag
- the LOC101255147 gene encoding protein RDM1 isoform X1 yields MHLVLRVILHLRRFYFLFLCMFGATVMNGAVSFGDQVEISSGDSSSSNTDDTITESKWMKNTITIDQPVSKFDSEYSIFRRARMYQEYMKVVAMPTQRGFVIPFTSWVGLAASMKELYGQPLHYLTNVHMKKLDSMRFGSDDEDVPLDTIIDPRKAEATIWLIEEVHRSTSSHHYIARLWLADPMYHIHVDAIFPKLQNSLK; encoded by the exons ATGCATTTGGTTCTTCGTGTAATCTTGCATCTTCGTcgattttatttcctttttttgtgTATGTTTGGAG CTACAGTTATGAACGGAGCAGTGTCATTTGGTGACCAGGTGGAGATATCATCGGGTGACTCATCTTCCTCTAATACAGATGACACGATAACGGAGAGCAAATGGATGAAAAATACCATCACCATCGATCAACCTGTTAGCAAATTTGATTCTGAAT ATTCAATCTTTAGAAGAGCAAGAATGTACCAAGAGTACATGAAGGTGGTCGCTATGCCCACACAGCGTGGCTTTGTTATCCCTTTCACCTCATGGGTTGGATTGGCTGCATCCATGAAGGAGTTATATGGGCAACCCCTACATTACTTGACCAATGTCCACATGAAGAAGTTGGATTCAATGAGGTTTGGTAGTGATGATGAAGATGTTCCATTAGATACCATCATCGATCCTAGAAAAGCTGAAGCAACCATCTGGCTTATTGAAGAAGTTCACAGGTCTACATCATCTCATCATTACATAGCTAGACTTTGGCTTGCTGATCCAATGTATCATATCCATGTTGATGCAATTTTCCCTAAGCTGcagaattcattaaaatag